Sequence from the Cytophagales bacterium genome:
GTAGGAGAAGAGCTCGTTTTTAGAGGGTTGGTACAAAATAAATTGTTTCAGGTAACCAAAAACCGGCACATTGCTATATGGATCTCTGCTTTCTTGTTCAGCGCTATCCACATACAGTTTTATGGCTTTTTCCCCAGAATGCTGCTTGGAATAATTTTTGGCTATCTTTATCTCTGGTCGGGAAATTTATTGATTCCGATAATTGCTCATTTTATAAATAATTGCTTTACTGCCGTGATCATTTATCTAGGAAAACTAAATATTATTACCTTTGATATTGAATCAACCGAAGCTATGCCAATTGAGCTTGTGATTACCTCGTTGGTATTAACTATTGGATTAATTTTTTTGTTTAGAAAATCTGTGTAATCTATGAAATCTGTGGTTAAAAAACGTATCCTCGTTGGTATTATCGGAGCCGCTCTGATAATTTTCTGCATTTGCTTCAGTGCATGGACCTATTTTGCTTTGTTCTTCCTGATATGTCTTTTCAGCCAGTTAGAATTTTACAAAAATGTGGCTGCGGGTCGTATTTGTAATCCGGCTCTATATTTAGGGCTCATCTGCGGGCTAACTTTATTCACATCAACTTTCTTAATAGAAAAAGAAATTATTAGCCAAAACTATTATTATCTTTTATTCCCATTTTTAAGTTTAATTTTTCTTTTTGAACTCTTTAAACCGGCATCCAGTATCCAGTCAGAGCGAAGCGGAGATCCAGATCTACCAGGGCATCCAGCATCCAGCTTCACCAACATTGCTTTTACTTTTTTAGGAATAATCTACATTGCCCTCCCACTTGCACTGTTAAACATTGCAGCCTTTTCAACAGAACATTCTGCTATCCAACATCTAATATCCAGTATCCGGCATCCAGCATCCAGCATCCAGTATTATAGTTACCAGGTCATTTTAGGGATTTTACTCATCGTATGGGCTAATGATACACTGGCATATTTTGTAGGGATCAATTTTGGCCGAACAAAGCTTTTTCAGCGCATCTCACCGAAAAAAACCTGGGAAGGAACCATCGGGGGTGGTGTTGCTTCGCTCATCACTGCCTTGATTTTATCTTTTTATTTCAAAGACCTGCTGTTGTGGCAATGGATGACTTTATCTTTGATAATAATCATATCATCTACATTAGGCGACCTTGTGGAATCATTATTCAAACGCAGCCTTAACATAAAAGATTCGGCAACAACAATTCCCGGCCACGGAGGATTTCTTGACAGGTTTGACGGGCTGTTCCTGGCAGCGCCTTTTGTGACGGCATTTTTAAAATTTTTGTAACCCATGACGAAAAAAAGAAAGAGCGTTGCAGATGAAGCGAGCCCAATTTAAATATGAGTCCACTCTAAAAAGTCCAAAAAATAAAAATGCCACTAAATCACCAAAGCACTAAATCCCACAAAACACTGAAAATCAATTAGTTAATTTATAGTGGGATTTTGTGTTTTTGTGCTTTTGTGGCAAAAAAGACTTTTTAGAGTGGACTCAAAATATCAATGATAAATATTCGTTTGTATATTATTATTTACCTAAATTTGTGTTATGATCTTTAAAAAAATTATATTGTCATTCAGCTTTGCTTTTGCATTTGCTTTTCTTCTCCACCTTTCCTCCTGGATTTTTTTCTCCCCCTTTGTGGGAGATTCAGAGGGGTCCTGGGTTGGGGGTGAAGTTTTTGCACAAACACTCAAATTCTCTGATGAGCCGGAGCAGTTCATAACAGACATCAACCAGATGATGGAAGCCACTACCTATGAAATTGCAATCCAGGCAGCAGTAAATTTCGATTCTGCATGGGTTTCACTCACCGGTGGTCAAAAGACAGTACTGATCAGCATCGCTCAAAAGATGGCAAAAAGAAGACTCAAGCCAATACCAGACTTTCAGAATTTTTTTAATACAATTTCTTATGCTGTTCAAAATGACTCCATAGACTCACAAATACTTGATACATTTTTAACCGTAATGTTTAAAGTGATAGACAGACCTGAAAATAGCAATGCCTTGATCAGTAAATTTCTTGCAACTACCAGGCTGTTTTTTGAAAAAAAAGCCCTGTACGACTCAAACTATAACAGCGTGTTTGTGATTGGAGGAACCTATGCTTTTGATTATATAGAACCGGAAGAAGAAAAAACTATCTTTGATGAATATGATCCCGAATACCCGGAAGCACAAGAAGAAGAAGCAGAAGATGATGACTGGGGTTGGGAGGATGAAGGTTGGGGTGATGAGGATGAAGATGATTTTACCACGAGCAAACAAAGGATCGAAGCTTTGTTAGGAGATGAAGTTACAGAAGATGATGCTACTGAGCAAACCCCAATACAAGGCCCTGTAATAATTTTTAAAAACGCCAACATTGCCTTACGAACAAATTATGGCTCCAATCAAATTCAGGGCACAAATGGCACCTTCATGTTTTATAGCAACATTTTTACCGGGGATAGCGGCAAATTTGACTGGAGTAAAGTGGGAATTTCACCAGCAGCGCTTTATTGTGAATTTAAAGGATATAATTTTAACGTAAAAAGCCCTACCTTAAAAGTAGACTCAGTTACCTTACACTATCCTGAAGTGGTTGGCTACCCCGTTGAAGGAATATTTGAATTTCAAAGTAAAAAATATTCAAATCCATTGAAAGCCCAATACCCCAAATTTAAGTCTTATTCTAACGATATTAAAATCAAAAACTTTGGGAAAAATATGATATATAAAGGAGGAATGGCCCTCATCTATAAAGGTGGATTAGCCCTTGCCGGCAACAGGATGAACAGTTTATCAGTGACCGGAGGAAACTGCGAAATGAACTTTCTCAGAAAAAACAAATTAATGTTTAGGTTGTTAGCGAAAAGATTTGAATTAGGCGACTCTTTAATTGCCTCTAAAAATGCGTATTTTGTCCTTTATCAATATGAAGATTCGTTGATGGACGGCAACAGAGTAGCATTTCAGCGAAAAGACTCAATCGTTCACCCAAAAGTTAAGTTGAAATACAATAAAAATACTGCCATGTTAAAGTTGGTAACAGGTGGAAGTACATCAAAGCATACAGCATTCTCCGATTCCTATCATAATATTGATATCAGAGCAGAATTTCTTCACTGGGATTTGAAAACTTCACAAGTAAATTTTTCTATAATTACTGCAAAACACAAAGTACCGGCATTTTTTGAGTCAAGAGAATATTATGATCCTGTCAGGTACAAACAAATGGGGGGTATTTTAAGCTTTCATCCACTACAAATGGTGGTAATGTACGGACGCTTAAAAGGGAAAAAACAATTTTATGTTGATCAAATAGCAAGAGATTATAAGAAAAATGCCAACACGATTAAATCTACCTGTGTATCTTTGGACAGGCAGGGGTTTATAGATTATAATGCTGAAACGGGTTTTATTAAATTAAAACCTAAGGGTATACATTATGTGTATGCCAGCATGGGAAGAGCCGATTATGATAATATGCTGATAAGGTCTTTAAGCGCAGCAGGGAAAAATGCTACTTTAGACAT
This genomic interval carries:
- a CDS encoding phosphatidate cytidylyltransferase; its protein translation is MKSVVKKRILVGIIGAALIIFCICFSAWTYFALFFLICLFSQLEFYKNVAAGRICNPALYLGLICGLTLFTSTFLIEKEIISQNYYYLLFPFLSLIFLFELFKPASSIQSERSGDPDLPGHPASSFTNIAFTFLGIIYIALPLALLNIAAFSTEHSAIQHLISSIRHPASSIQYYSYQVILGILLIVWANDTLAYFVGINFGRTKLFQRISPKKTWEGTIGGGVASLITALILSFYFKDLLLWQWMTLSLIIIISSTLGDLVESLFKRSLNIKDSATTIPGHGGFLDRFDGLFLAAPFVTAFLKFL